In Callithrix jacchus isolate 240 chromosome 18, calJac240_pri, whole genome shotgun sequence, one DNA window encodes the following:
- the RGS8 gene encoding regulator of G-protein signaling 8 isoform X2, whose product MAALLMPRRNKGMRTRLGCLSHKSDSCSDFTAILPDKPNRALKRLSTEEATRWADSFDVLLSHKLETVFYHVDRAGLEFPTSGDRPALTSQRARITDVSHHTQPRMGFSRGCGDGVAAFRAFLKTEFSEENLEFWLACEEFKKTRSTAKLVSKAHRIFEEFVDVQAPREVNIDFQTREATRKNMQEPSLTCFDQAQGKVHSLMEKDSYPRFLRSKMYLDLLSQSQRRLS is encoded by the exons GAACAAAGGGATGAGGACTCGACTGGGATGCCTGTCTCACAAGTCAGACTCGTGTAGTGATTTCACAGCTATTCTTCCAGACAAACCCAACCGCGCTCTCAA gagATTATCCACAGAAGAAGCTACGAGGTGGGCAGATTCCTTTGATGTGCTTCTCTCTCATAAGT tagagacggtattttaccacgttgaccgggctggtctcgaattcccgacctcaggtgatcgacccgccttgacctcccaacgtgctaggattactgatgtgagccaccacacccagccgagaaTGGGGTTTTCAAGAGGATGTGGAG ATGGGGTGGCTGCATTCCGTGCCTTCTTGAAGACGGAGTTCAGTGAAGAGAACCTGGAGTTCTGGTTGGCCTGTGAGGAGTTCAAGAAGACCAGGTCAACTGCAAAACTGGTCTCCAAGGCCCATAGGATCTTTGAGGAATTTGTGGATGTGCAGGCTCCACGGGAG GTAAACATCGACTTCCAGACCCGAGAAGCCACGAGGAAGAACATGCAGGAGCCGTCcctgacttgctttgaccaagcCCAGGGAAAAGTACACAGCCTCATGGAGAAAGACTCTTACCCCAGGTTCCTGAGGTCCAAAATGTACTTAGATCTGCTGTCCCAAAGCCAGAGGAGGCTCAGTTAG
- the RGS8 gene encoding regulator of G-protein signaling 8 isoform X6: MRTGQRQNKGMRTRLGCLSHKSDSCSDFTAILPDKPNRALKRLSTEEATRWADSFDVLLSHKYGVAAFRAFLKTEFSEENLEFWLACEEFKKTRSTAKLVSKAHRIFEEFVDVQAPREVNIDFQTREATRKNMQEPSLTCFDQAQGKVHSLMEKDSYPRFLRSKMYLDLLSQSQRRLS, translated from the exons GAACAAAGGGATGAGGACTCGACTGGGATGCCTGTCTCACAAGTCAGACTCGTGTAGTGATTTCACAGCTATTCTTCCAGACAAACCCAACCGCGCTCTCAA gagATTATCCACAGAAGAAGCTACGAGGTGGGCAGATTCCTTTGATGTGCTTCTCTCTCATAAGT ATGGGGTGGCTGCATTCCGTGCCTTCTTGAAGACGGAGTTCAGTGAAGAGAACCTGGAGTTCTGGTTGGCCTGTGAGGAGTTCAAGAAGACCAGGTCAACTGCAAAACTGGTCTCCAAGGCCCATAGGATCTTTGAGGAATTTGTGGATGTGCAGGCTCCACGGGAG GTAAACATCGACTTCCAGACCCGAGAAGCCACGAGGAAGAACATGCAGGAGCCGTCcctgacttgctttgaccaagcCCAGGGAAAAGTACACAGCCTCATGGAGAAAGACTCTTACCCCAGGTTCCTGAGGTCCAAAATGTACTTAGATCTGCTGTCCCAAAGCCAGAGGAGGCTCAGTTAG
- the RGS8 gene encoding regulator of G-protein signaling 8 isoform X3, producing MRTGQRQNKGMRTRLGCLSHKSDSCSDFTAILPDKPNRALKRLSTEEATRWADSFDVLLSHKLETVFYHVDRAGLEFPTSGDRPALTSQRARITDVSHHTQPRMGFSRGCGDGVAAFRAFLKTEFSEENLEFWLACEEFKKTRSTAKLVSKAHRIFEEFVDVQAPREVNIDFQTREATRKNMQEPSLTCFDQAQGKVHSLMEKDSYPRFLRSKMYLDLLSQSQRRLS from the exons GAACAAAGGGATGAGGACTCGACTGGGATGCCTGTCTCACAAGTCAGACTCGTGTAGTGATTTCACAGCTATTCTTCCAGACAAACCCAACCGCGCTCTCAA gagATTATCCACAGAAGAAGCTACGAGGTGGGCAGATTCCTTTGATGTGCTTCTCTCTCATAAGT tagagacggtattttaccacgttgaccgggctggtctcgaattcccgacctcaggtgatcgacccgccttgacctcccaacgtgctaggattactgatgtgagccaccacacccagccgagaaTGGGGTTTTCAAGAGGATGTGGAG ATGGGGTGGCTGCATTCCGTGCCTTCTTGAAGACGGAGTTCAGTGAAGAGAACCTGGAGTTCTGGTTGGCCTGTGAGGAGTTCAAGAAGACCAGGTCAACTGCAAAACTGGTCTCCAAGGCCCATAGGATCTTTGAGGAATTTGTGGATGTGCAGGCTCCACGGGAG GTAAACATCGACTTCCAGACCCGAGAAGCCACGAGGAAGAACATGCAGGAGCCGTCcctgacttgctttgaccaagcCCAGGGAAAAGTACACAGCCTCATGGAGAAAGACTCTTACCCCAGGTTCCTGAGGTCCAAAATGTACTTAGATCTGCTGTCCCAAAGCCAGAGGAGGCTCAGTTAG
- the RGS8 gene encoding regulator of G-protein signaling 8 isoform X5, with product MAALLMPRRNKGMRTRLGCLSHKSDSCSDFTAILPDKPNRALKRLSTEEATRWADSFDVLLSHKYGVAAFRAFLKTEFSEENLEFWLACEEFKKTRSTAKLVSKAHRIFEEFVDVQAPREVNIDFQTREATRKNMQEPSLTCFDQAQGKVHSLMEKDSYPRFLRSKMYLDLLSQSQRRLS from the exons GAACAAAGGGATGAGGACTCGACTGGGATGCCTGTCTCACAAGTCAGACTCGTGTAGTGATTTCACAGCTATTCTTCCAGACAAACCCAACCGCGCTCTCAA gagATTATCCACAGAAGAAGCTACGAGGTGGGCAGATTCCTTTGATGTGCTTCTCTCTCATAAGT ATGGGGTGGCTGCATTCCGTGCCTTCTTGAAGACGGAGTTCAGTGAAGAGAACCTGGAGTTCTGGTTGGCCTGTGAGGAGTTCAAGAAGACCAGGTCAACTGCAAAACTGGTCTCCAAGGCCCATAGGATCTTTGAGGAATTTGTGGATGTGCAGGCTCCACGGGAG GTAAACATCGACTTCCAGACCCGAGAAGCCACGAGGAAGAACATGCAGGAGCCGTCcctgacttgctttgaccaagcCCAGGGAAAAGTACACAGCCTCATGGAGAAAGACTCTTACCCCAGGTTCCTGAGGTCCAAAATGTACTTAGATCTGCTGTCCCAAAGCCAGAGGAGGCTCAGTTAG